The region GGCAACGCCGCACATCTTCGTCAGTACCGAAACCGGTCAACGCAACCGCCGGCGCATCCGAATGCTCGCGAAACGCTTTGATGAAATCAAGGCCGGTGCCATCGGGCAAGCCCACATCGCTAATCACCAGATCGAAGGTCTGCGACTCGGTGGCGGCCAATGCCTCGTCCACACGGCCTACCGTGGTCACCTCGTGCCCGAGGCTGCGAATCAGCTGCGCCATCACCTCGGCGGTATCCACATGGTCTTCGATCAGCAAAATGGTCAACAGGCCGGGCGGACGCACCTCATCAGGCGCTGCAACGGGCGTCGATTCCGCAGGCGCGGCGGCGGTCGGCAGCGTGATCGTGAAAGTCGCGCCGCAGTGCGCGCCCGGGCTCTGTGCGATCACCGTGCCGCCGTGCACATCGGTCAGTGCCTTGGTGATCGCGAGACCCAGGCCCAAGCCGCCGAATTGCCGCGTCATGTTCTGGTTGCCCTGCTCGAACGCGTTGAACAGTTTGCCGATCTGCCCGGGCTCGATGCCGATGCCCGTATCCTCGACCGAGATCTGCACGTGCATGCGTTCATCATGCGTGCGCACGTAGATATGGCCGCCGTCCGGCGTGAACTTGGCGGCGTTGCGTATCAGGTTCCACAGCATCTGTTGCAGCCGTGCGCGGTCGGCGAGCACGTAATGGTGTTGCGCGTTCTTGTGGACATGCACGTCCTGCTGCTTGACCTGGATCTCGCTGCGAAAGAGTTCGAGCACGCTGTCCATCACCTCATGCACGTCGACGGTTTCGAGCGACAAACGCAGCTTGCCGTTCGCCACGCGCGTGAGATCGAGGAGATCGTCGATCAAGCGCGCTTCGAGTTCGACGTTGCGACGGATCATGCGCACGCTCGCGCGTGCCTGATCGGGCAGATCCGGGATCATCTCCAGAACGCTGGCGCCCGCCAGTACAGGCGTGAGCGGCGTGCGCAATTCGTGCGACAGCATGGCGAGGAAGCGGTCTTTCGCACGATTGGCTTCTTCAGCGGTCTGGCGGGCGGCCTGCTCCGAGGCGAGCAGCCGCTCGCGCTCCTCGATCGCCGCGCGCTGGGGATGAATATCCGTGCAACTGCCGAACCATTTGCTGACATTGCCCTCGGGATCGCGCATGGCGACCGCGCGGACGTCGAACCAGCGATATTCGCCGTCGTGGCGGCGAATCCGCAGTTCGTGCCGATAATCGGCGGCGCCGCTCGTCACCGCCTTGAGCCAGGTGCGGCGAATCTCTTCACGATCGTCGGGATGGACCGCGGCGAGCCACGCAAGACCGTACGAACTGCTTTCCGCCAACCCCGTGTAGTCGAACCACTGCTTCGACAGGAAATCGCAATCTCCCGCGGCGTTGCAGGTCAGCACGAGGTGCGGCAACGCCTCTGACAAGGTGCGGTAATGCTGTTCGCGATCGCGCAGCAACAAGGCTTCGTCCGAGGCTTTCTGCAAACGCACCTGGGACAGCACCCGGTCCACCGCTTCGGGCAGGTAATCAAGGTAGTCGCCGGATTTCGGCACCACATCGGATACGCCCGCGCGCAACGCTTCGATTACGCGGGATTCGTCGGTGAAACCGGTCACGAGGATGGCGGGAATCCGCACGCCTTCCGCCCGCAAGCGGCGAAAGAAGTCGAGGCCGGTCTCCGGCCCGCTGAGCTGGTAGTCGAGCACGAGCAGATCGGGCGCGCCCGCAGCGAGCCGCTCGCGGGCGGCTTCGACACCGGCGCAGATTGCAACCCGGCAGCCGGCGCGCTCGAGCGACTTGCGCGCAAGCCGCAAGATGCCTTCGTCGTCGTCGACGACCAGCACATAAGCGGCAGGCTGCGGGGACACTTCTTCGGTCATGCAGAGTCTTCTTTGGCTAGATCGGGTGTGGCTATCTTGTCATGGGCCGCTTTCGGAGCGCCTTCACATGAAGTTTCCGTCACGGCGGGGCCAGCCGGTGGCCCGGCGGCAGCTTGACCACCTGCAGGAAGAAGCCGAGACGGCGCACGGCTTCGATGAACGCGTCGTATTCGACCGGCTTGGTGATATAGACGTTGCAGCCGAGTTCGTAACAACGTGCGATTTCGCGCGGATCGTCGGTCGTGGTCAGCACGATCACGGGCACCGCGGCTGTCTGCGGCGAATCCTTCAAACGCCGCAATACCTCGAAACCATCCACGCGCGGCATTTTCAGATCGAGCAGCACGACGAAATTCGTCAGATCTTCACGAGGCGGGTAAGGGCTGGCCGCCGCGTCCGCCGGCACCGGCCCGAAGAAGTAATCGAGCGCCTGCTGGCCATCTCGAAAGCGTACGAAACCGTTCGAAATGCCGGCACGGCGCAGATTGCGCTCGACCAGCGTCGCGTGGCCGTCGTCGTCTTCGATCAGCACGATACTGACCGTTTCCCCGTGACTCATATGCCCTCCGTGCCGACGATCCATTTTTGCATCGTGCTTTTAATTGTCCCCACCGTTTCTCCTCGTGCCTGTCCCGGCTCAATGACGCGCCGGCTGTTCCGGCAACACGACGAAAAAGGTCGAGCCCGCGCCTTCCGCCGACTCGACCCAAACGCGGCCGCCATGCCGTTCGACCATACGGCGCACCACCGCGAGGCCGATGCCGTCGCCGTTCGCGACGTCGCCGTGCAAACGCTGAAACGCGCGGAACACCTTCGACATATACGCCGCTGGAATCCCGAGGCCGTTGTCGCGCACATAATAAGTGCGCGTGCGCAACGCGCGCGGCTCCGTCTCGTCGACTGGTTCCGGCTCCGGCGCCAGCACGCCGATCTCGATGCGCCCATTGCGCGCCGGATCGAGATAATTGAGCGCGTTACCGACCAGGTTGCTGAAAATCTGCTCGATCGCGCCCGGGTCGCCCCATGCGGGCGGCAACTCGCGCACGGTGACCACCGCCGCACGCTGCCTGATCGCGCCTTGCAGCGCGTCGACCACGCGGCTCACCACCCGTCCGACACTCACCCGCTGCCACTGGTATTCGCGCCGGCCGGCGCGCGAAATCCGCAATAGCGCGTCGATGATCGCCGCCGCCTGCGTCACCGCTGCGCGTAGATATTGCAGAGACTCGCGCACGTCGCCGTCGAGGATATGCACCATGCGCCGATGCTCCGCCTCCGGCAGTCTCGCCGCCTCGACGATGCTGCCCAGTTCGTCGCATGACACCTGCAATTCTTTCGAAAAGCCTTGCAGATTCACCAGCGGCGAGCGCAGATCGTGCGACACGCTATAGATGAACATTTCATTGTCTTGCGTCTCCTGGCGCAGTTCTTCGTTGACGCCCGCCAGTTCCCGCGCGCGCGCTTCGAGCCGCGCTTTCAGCATGGCCTGTTCGCCGTCGGCCTCGCGCAGGCGCGCGCCCGTCTGATGCAGCACCGCGTCGAGCGCGGCAATTTCGTCGCTGCCGGACAGCGGCGCTGCGAGCTCCCGCCCGCGGCCCAGACGTTCGGCGTTGCCCGTCAACACTTCCAGACGCTGGCCGATGCTGCGCGCAAACACCACGGCGGTGACCGCCCAGATCAGCATCGACCCCAACACCGCGGCGATCAGCGCATATTGCTGGCGTTCGTGGCGCCGCGCCAGAGCCGCGCCGCGCTCGGCGTCGAGCCGCGAGGCCTCGCTACCAAATTCAGCGAGCTGATCGCGGAACAGCGCGATCTGCTGAGGGAGCGCGCCCGTATCCTGGGCGGCAAACGAATTCAGGTTGCGTCCTGCGTGCAGCGCCTGCGAGATCCTGGCAGCCTGCGCGCGATACGCCTCGATCGCCTGTTGCATCTTGCGCACGCGCCCGACCTGTTGCGGCGTATCGGCCACCAGCGCTTCGAGGTTCGAAAGCCGGTCGCCGAGGTCGACCCATACCGTGTGGCGGTCGATAAACAACGGATCGCCGACGACCATACCCGTACGGACCCGTGCGGCCTGACGCAGCAGCGGATCGACCATGGCCGACGACTGGTAAAGGATCTGCTTGCTGTTGCTGACCCACTGCGCGGCCTGCGCCGTTTGCTCCTGGGTATCGAAGACGACGCCCAGAAGCGCCAGCTCGACCGCGCTCGGCACTGCAATCAGCAGCAGACCCTTGGTGAATAGTTTCATGTTCGCCCGAAGGGTCGTTCAAGCCGCGGCGTG is a window of Paraburkholderia phytofirmans OLGA172 DNA encoding:
- a CDS encoding response regulator, with the translated sequence MSHGETVSIVLIEDDDGHATLVERNLRRAGISNGFVRFRDGQQALDYFFGPVPADAAASPYPPREDLTNFVVLLDLKMPRVDGFEVLRRLKDSPQTAAVPVIVLTTTDDPREIARCYELGCNVYITKPVEYDAFIEAVRRLGFFLQVVKLPPGHRLAPP
- a CDS encoding hybrid sensor histidine kinase/response regulator, producing MTEEVSPQPAAYVLVVDDDEGILRLARKSLERAGCRVAICAGVEAARERLAAGAPDLLVLDYQLSGPETGLDFFRRLRAEGVRIPAILVTGFTDESRVIEALRAGVSDVVPKSGDYLDYLPEAVDRVLSQVRLQKASDEALLLRDREQHYRTLSEALPHLVLTCNAAGDCDFLSKQWFDYTGLAESSSYGLAWLAAVHPDDREEIRRTWLKAVTSGAADYRHELRIRRHDGEYRWFDVRAVAMRDPEGNVSKWFGSCTDIHPQRAAIEERERLLASEQAARQTAEEANRAKDRFLAMLSHELRTPLTPVLAGASVLEMIPDLPDQARASVRMIRRNVELEARLIDDLLDLTRVANGKLRLSLETVDVHEVMDSVLELFRSEIQVKQQDVHVHKNAQHHYVLADRARLQQMLWNLIRNAAKFTPDGGHIYVRTHDERMHVQISVEDTGIGIEPGQIGKLFNAFEQGNQNMTRQFGGLGLGLAITKALTDVHGGTVIAQSPGAHCGATFTITLPTAAAPAESTPVAAPDEVRPPGLLTILLIEDHVDTAEVMAQLIRSLGHEVTTVGRVDEALAATESQTFDLVISDVGLPDGTGLDFIKAFREHSDAPAVALTGFGTDEDVRRCLSAGFTSHLTKPVNFGQLETMIESALSQKAEKDA
- a CDS encoding sensor histidine kinase — its product is MKLFTKGLLLIAVPSAVELALLGVVFDTQEQTAQAAQWVSNSKQILYQSSAMVDPLLRQAARVRTGMVVGDPLFIDRHTVWVDLGDRLSNLEALVADTPQQVGRVRKMQQAIEAYRAQAARISQALHAGRNLNSFAAQDTGALPQQIALFRDQLAEFGSEASRLDAERGAALARRHERQQYALIAAVLGSMLIWAVTAVVFARSIGQRLEVLTGNAERLGRGRELAAPLSGSDEIAALDAVLHQTGARLREADGEQAMLKARLEARARELAGVNEELRQETQDNEMFIYSVSHDLRSPLVNLQGFSKELQVSCDELGSIVEAARLPEAEHRRMVHILDGDVRESLQYLRAAVTQAAAIIDALLRISRAGRREYQWQRVSVGRVVSRVVDALQGAIRQRAAVVTVRELPPAWGDPGAIEQIFSNLVGNALNYLDPARNGRIEIGVLAPEPEPVDETEPRALRTRTYYVRDNGLGIPAAYMSKVFRAFQRLHGDVANGDGIGLAVVRRMVERHGGRVWVESAEGAGSTFFVVLPEQPARH